The nucleotide sequence TGGCTTTGTTTTAAATACCAGAGTAAATCATTCTCACAAAACGCATAAATTACGAAGACATGACTTCCAGTTTTACCAGTTTAGTTGACGGAACCAGAATTAAGATTGAAGTTGCATTAATTTTGTGTGTTTCTCTTATTGTAATATCTAACGTATCTACTGCTCAAACAGCTACTGTATGGCTTACTACAGGTGATCAAATCGCCCTATTGCAGGAACAAGAATCGGTATCATTCAAACCTGGAGCAATTACCGGGCAATATGCCATCAACATAGATGAATCTGAATCAATTCAAACAATTGACGGCTTAGGTTTTGCCTTAACACAAGGCAGCGCTCAAGTTATAAATAGTTTAAAACCAGCAATCAAGGAAAGTTTGCTCACAGATTTGTTTGATCAGAAGGATGGTAACGCAATTTCCATTTTGAGGATTAGTATTGGTGCTTCAGACTTGAGCAATTCCGTTTACACCTACAATGAAACCGATGGTGATTTTGATATGAGCGAATTCAGCTTGCAAGGTCCCGATTCTATTCATGTACTTCCATTGCTGAAGGAAATCCTACAAATCAATCCAGATATCAAAATAATGGCGACACCATGGACAGCACCTACATGGATGAAAAGCAACAACACATGGATAGGAGGTAGTTTGAAACCTAGCCATTATCAGGCATATGCAGACTATTTTTTAAAGTATCTCCAGGCAATGGACAAAGAAGGTATAAAAATATGGGCCATAACACTTCAAAATGAACCAGAACACCCAGGTAATGAACCTAGTATGCTTATGAGCTCTGCAGAGCAAATAAAGTTTATCAACGATCATTTAGGGCCAACTCTAGCCAATTCAGCATATTCCCCAAAAATTATAGCCTTTGATCATAATTGTGATAATACAGCATATCCTATTGATGTGTTGAATAATTCACAATATGTGGATGGTGCAGCTTTTCATCTCTATGCTGGTGATATTTCAGCAATGGGTACCGTGTATGATCAAACAGGTAAAAATGTATATTTTACAGAACAATACACAAGTTCGAACAGTAATTTTGATCAAGATTTTGGATGGCATTTGGAAAATGTCGTCGTGGGTTCCCTAAGAAATCATTCTAAGGCTGTAATTGAGTGGAACCTTGCTACAGATGCCACTTATGGACCACATACAACTGGTGGTTGCGATCAATGTCTAGGAGCCGTAACCATAGAAAATGACGCTAACTTTGCTAAAAATGTATCTTATTACGTCATTAGTCAGCTTTCTAAATTCGTAAATCCAGGAGCGCATAGAATAGCATCAACTCAAAATGATACCATCGTTAATGTGGCACTCAAAAACCCAGATGGAAAAATCATTATTTTGGCCTACAACAAATCAGATACTATGAAACCAATTCATATCAATTGGGAAGGAAAAACGGTCAGTTATGGCTTACCAGGTCGTTCAGCCGTTACTTTATTGTGGCATTCAGAAAATACGGTTCGTATTGAGTAAAGTTTTTTCTCATAAAAAACTGTGATAATAGAATTCGCTTTCGCGAAAGCGAAACTTGCAAAAGTAAAATGAATTAGTATACATCTCCATCAATTTCTAAAATCACCGACATAGACTGGATGATGTCCTGTCTTAGAGAAACTTTGTTCTACAAGTTCCATCTGTTTATTTGCCGATGCAGAAAATAACTAATGCTGATTTTTAGAGGGTTATATTTAAAAGGTACAAATAGGGTACAATTATTGCACTTTGAAGAACAAATTTTAAAACGAGTTTTAAGATAATTATAGAAAGTTGCTCTTTCACGGTTTATTTTGGAGCTATTGTTTAAAGGAAAGATAGTAATAAAAGTATTTTTTGGAATATGATTGGCTATCTTCTAATTCTTCAATCTATATATTTTAAAAAAAAGCTATTTTTGTAGAGAGATTGTTGTTATCTTAATGAATTATTTAGTACCAATATAATTTGTTTGTTAGTTTTATATTCTATTGTTCTTTATGTTGTTTTTAACTATTGTTGTATAAATATTTAAGTAACATTATAAGTGTTTGTTAGTCTATATTATAGAAGAATATTAATTTTGTTTAAAATAAAATAATGGAAACTTTAAGAGAGAGAGCTCAATACCATTTTGACAATCTCGATTTAATTAAATTTAAAGAAGATTGGGCTGAAATTATTGCTTCATCCTGTTCAGACGGTTTAAAAATAGATGATTTAATAGAACACCAAAAGAGGTATCTATATTTTTCATTCGAAAAGCCACCTGAAAAACAATCTTTTAGTTTTAATATTTCACAAGCAAATCCGAGTTTCAGCTCGGATTCTTTATTTTTACAAAATGAACAAAGACGTAGCATTTAAATTTGAATCTTATCAATTTGATAAGGTTAGCATCAATTTTCAAAACTTAAGCTCAGAAAATCTGAACATAAACTTTAAGCCATCAGGTATCTTTAAAAAAGATGAGTCTGAGTTTGCTTTAAGCATAATTTTTACGGCAGACACCGAGGAAAATGAACAATTCATTGAAGTTCATAGTGTTGCTGTCTTTAAATTTAAAAATGCAAGTTCACTAGATGACATTCCATCATTTTTCTACAGAAATGCAATCGCAATTTTCTTTCCTTACTTAAGAGCTTTTGTTAGTTTAGTGTCAAACCAAGCTAATCATCCAGCATTTCTTTTGCCAACTTTAAACCTATCTGATTTGGAAGTTCCTTTAAAGGAAAATACAACAATTGTATAATTTTTAAGTTTGGAGGAATTAAAGTTATACCACACGGTTGAGGATACGGGAAATCCTGAGGTTATATTAAAAAGTGTTCCTTTTAAAAGCACAGCTGCAGATTGCTGGGTTGGTGAAGGTTATTATTTTTGGGAAAAATATATCAAACACGCTCACCGTTGGGGTAATATTCGATATGGGCATAAAAAAAAGAAATATGTTATTACTTCCACAACATTATATTACTCAATAGTAGATTGTTTCAATTTATTTGACCACGATCATCTTGATTATTTAGCTTATCTGAAAAAATTAATAGAGAATCAAGAAGATGTAGAAAATGCTACTTTTGAAAATATTGTTAGATATGCAAGAAATAATGATTTATTCCCATTCAAAATTATACGAATGGCTGAGCAAAACAAAACAAAACTGGAACCGTCTGATGAGAGTCTGATCGAACTTAGAGATGGTTTATCTGCATCTTTTTTATCATTGACCCCAAGAGTGGTATTATTTGTAAAATCGCTCACGGACTTGGAATTTGATGATTTTATAATTGAATATCCCGACAATTATATTTCAGGATATGTAGCATGACATATTTAATGTATTTATTATTCATTAAAGAAGTCTAAACCCTTGAATAGTTACTTCACCTTTTTGA is from Nonlabens sp. YIK11 and encodes:
- a CDS encoding glycoside hydrolase family 30 protein, which translates into the protein MTSSFTSLVDGTRIKIEVALILCVSLIVISNVSTAQTATVWLTTGDQIALLQEQESVSFKPGAITGQYAINIDESESIQTIDGLGFALTQGSAQVINSLKPAIKESLLTDLFDQKDGNAISILRISIGASDLSNSVYTYNETDGDFDMSEFSLQGPDSIHVLPLLKEILQINPDIKIMATPWTAPTWMKSNNTWIGGSLKPSHYQAYADYFLKYLQAMDKEGIKIWAITLQNEPEHPGNEPSMLMSSAEQIKFINDHLGPTLANSAYSPKIIAFDHNCDNTAYPIDVLNNSQYVDGAAFHLYAGDISAMGTVYDQTGKNVYFTEQYTSSNSNFDQDFGWHLENVVVGSLRNHSKAVIEWNLATDATYGPHTTGGCDQCLGAVTIENDANFAKNVSYYVISQLSKFVNPGAHRIASTQNDTIVNVALKNPDGKIIILAYNKSDTMKPIHINWEGKTVSYGLPGRSAVTLLWHSENTVRIE
- a CDS encoding protein-export chaperone SecB; translated protein: MNKDVAFKFESYQFDKVSINFQNLSSENLNINFKPSGIFKKDESEFALSIIFTADTEENEQFIEVHSVAVFKFKNASSLDDIPSFFYRNAIAIFFPYLRAFVSLVSNQANHPAFLLPTLNLSDLEVPLKENTTIV